The following proteins come from a genomic window of Aptenodytes patagonicus chromosome 21, bAptPat1.pri.cur, whole genome shotgun sequence:
- the LOC143169689 gene encoding uncharacterized protein LOC143169689 isoform X1: MRHLTLTAPAPGRAPALYSFTARGLSSGYHSDGTAATPSASPCGGGRPPRSQRHLAALVLSQGSSRPPLSPKETPKPALRPLLLAAVAVVPLRPALFARCFMELALHHMNWSSKEFVEAPALSTIAEQFQDEPIPYCLLKPTQSSQLCLDMDLSDIYKGDLDESHKEDTARS; this comes from the exons ATGCGCCATCTAACCCTCACCGCGCCTGCACCCGGCCGCGCGCCTGCGCTCTACTCTTTTACGGCGCGAGGGCTTTCCAGCGGTTACCACAGCGACGGCACAGCTGCAACGCCCTCGGCCTCGCCTTGCGGGGGCGGGCGTCCGCCGCGGTCGCAGCGGCATCTCGCTGCCCTCGTTCTCTCGCAGGGGTCCTCGCGGCCCCCCTTGTCGCCCAAAGAAACGCCAAAGCCGGCGCTGCGCCCCCTTCTCCTAGCAGCTGTGGCCGTCGTCCCGCTCCGCCCCGCACTCTTCGCCAG ATGTTTCATGGAACTTGCCTTACACCATATGAACTGGAGCAGCAA AGAATTTGTTGAAGCTCCTGCACTTTCAACCATTGCCGAGCAGTTCCAAGACGAACCGATTCCATACTGTCTTCTGAAACCG ACACAAAGCAGTCAACTGTGTTTGGACATGGATCTCTCTGACATTTATAAAGGGGATCTAGATGAAAGCCATAAAGAAGATACTGCCCGATCATAA
- the LOC143169689 gene encoding uncharacterized protein LOC143169689 isoform X2 yields MRHLTLTAPAPGRAPALYSFTARGLSSGYHSDGTAATPSASPCGGGRPPRSQRHLAALVLSQGSSRPPLSPKETPKPALRPLLLAAVAVVPLRPALFAREFVEAPALSTIAEQFQDEPIPYCLLKPTQSSQLCLDMDLSDIYKGDLDESHKEDTARS; encoded by the exons ATGCGCCATCTAACCCTCACCGCGCCTGCACCCGGCCGCGCGCCTGCGCTCTACTCTTTTACGGCGCGAGGGCTTTCCAGCGGTTACCACAGCGACGGCACAGCTGCAACGCCCTCGGCCTCGCCTTGCGGGGGCGGGCGTCCGCCGCGGTCGCAGCGGCATCTCGCTGCCCTCGTTCTCTCGCAGGGGTCCTCGCGGCCCCCCTTGTCGCCCAAAGAAACGCCAAAGCCGGCGCTGCGCCCCCTTCTCCTAGCAGCTGTGGCCGTCGTCCCGCTCCGCCCCGCACTCTTCGCCAG AGAATTTGTTGAAGCTCCTGCACTTTCAACCATTGCCGAGCAGTTCCAAGACGAACCGATTCCATACTGTCTTCTGAAACCG ACACAAAGCAGTCAACTGTGTTTGGACATGGATCTCTCTGACATTTATAAAGGGGATCTAGATGAAAGCCATAAAGAAGATACTGCCCGATCATAA
- the MYCBP gene encoding C-Myc-binding protein, translating to MAHYKAADSKREQFRRYLEKSGVLDTLTKVLVALYEEPEKPNSALDFLKHHLGASAPENPEIEALRLEVAEMKEKYEAVLEENKKLKTKLAQYEPPQDEKHGE from the exons ATGGCGCATTACAAG GCCGCGGACTCCAAGCGGGAGCAGTTCCGCCGGTACCTGGAGAAGTCGGGGGTGCTGGACACGCTCACGAAGG TGTTGGTAGCCTTATATGAAGAGCCAGAGAAACCAAATAGTGCACTGGA CTTTCTGAAGCATCATCTGGGAGCTTCAGCTCCTGAGAATCCAGAAATAGAGGCACTTCGCTTGGAAGtggcagagatgaaagaaaaatatgaagctgtgttggaagaaaataaaaaactgaaaaccAAG CTGGCTCAGTATGAACCACCTCAAGATGAGAAGCATGGTGAATAA